CGGACTTCTGCGCCGATCTGCGCGCACCCACACCGACGGCGGCGGCGGAGCTGGTGGCGCAACCCCGCGGCGAGCTGCTGCAGGGACTCGACGGCGTGCAGGAGCGGCTCACCCGTGCATTGACGCGGCGGCTGGACTCGGCGTCGCAGCGGCTGGACCAGGCGGCCGCGCGCCTAGGGCGGCCTTCCGCACGGCTCGCGCTGCAGCACCGCCGCACCGCCCAGCTCGGTGACGCGCTGCGCCACGCGGTGCTGATGCGGCTCGAGCGCGGCGGGACTTCACTGGAAGGCCGCCGGAAGCGCCTGGGCGAATCGGTCGAACGCGTGCTGCGGCGACAGGGCGACCGCCTGCATCGCGCCGAGCTCCGGCTCGAGCTGCTCGACCCGAAACTCGTGCTTCGGCGCGGCTATGCGCTGCTGACGGACGAGCACGGCTCGGTCATCCGAAAGGCGGCGCAAACGCGTCCCGGCCAGTCGCTGCAGGCGACCCTCGCCGAGGGAGAGGTTGATCTGACCGTCAGGCAGCCGCGGCTGCTTTAGTGCCTAGAATCATCGGCTCCCGAAACAGAACCAACTCGAGGAATCCCATGGAACACACCCTGCCCCCGCTCCCGTACCCGATCGATTCGCTGGCGCCGCACTATTCCAAGGAAACCCTGGAGTTCCATCACGGCAAGCACCACAACGCGTACGTGGTGAACCTGAACAACCTGCAGAAGGGCACCGAGTACGAGAACATGACGCTGGAGGAGATCATCAAGAAATCCTCCGGCGGCATCTACAACAACTCGGCCCAGGTCTGGAACCACACCTTCTTCTGGAACTGCATGAAGCCCAACGGCGGCGGCGAGCCCACCGGCGCGCTGGCGCAGGCGATCCAGAAGAAGTGGGGCAGCTACGCGGCCTTCCGCGAGGCTTTCGTGAAGTCCGCCGTGGGCAACTTCGGCTCGGGCTGGACCTGGCTGGTGAAGAAGCCGGACGGCGGCCTGGACATCGTCAACACGGGCGCCGCGGGCACGCCGCTGACGACGCCGGACAAGGCGGTGCTGACGGTGGACGTGTGGGAGCACGCGTACTACATCGACTACCGCAACCTGCGCCAGAAGTTCGTCGAGACGTTCCTGGACAAGCTGGTGAACTGGGAATTCGCGGCGAAGAACTTCGGATAACCGAGGAACCGCTTCGCTCCAACAGGTACAAGGCCCGCGAAAGCGGGCCTTGTCCTTTGTTGATGGCTACCTTTGGAATGGTGGGCCGGCGAGTTTCATGCCGGGCTTGATGCCGCGTTTGGCGAACCAGCCCTGGTTCATCTCAAGCACGTAGCGCACGGGCTTGAGCGAGCAGTGAGATTCGAGCGATTGGGCCTGCATGTCGGCGATGTTGACGATGGTGCCGTCGTCCTCGATGAATGCGGCCGACAGAGGCAGCAGGGTGTTCTTCATCCAGAAGCATTGCGGGAAGGCCTGGGGGAAGACGAACAGCATGCCCTCGTGCTGCGGCATCTGCTTGCGCCACATCAGGCCCGTGGCCGTCTGGCTGGGCGTGCGGGCGATCTGGGCCTCGATCTTGTGCATGCCTGCGGAGAGCTCGACACGGGGGAGGTCGGTCTGGGGCTCCTCCTGGGCGAAGGCAGGCGCGGCGGCCAACAGCAGGGCGAGCGCGATGCGGGCGGGTCTCATGGGCGCGATTGTGGGCCATCCCCAAAGCGAAACGCCCGCGCGGGGCGGGCGTTTGCGCCTGAAGCGGGAAGCCGATTACTTCTTGGCTTCTTCCTTCT
The sequence above is a segment of the Ramlibacter henchirensis genome. Coding sequences within it:
- a CDS encoding superoxide dismutase, with translation MEHTLPPLPYPIDSLAPHYSKETLEFHHGKHHNAYVVNLNNLQKGTEYENMTLEEIIKKSSGGIYNNSAQVWNHTFFWNCMKPNGGGEPTGALAQAIQKKWGSYAAFREAFVKSAVGNFGSGWTWLVKKPDGGLDIVNTGAAGTPLTTPDKAVLTVDVWEHAYYIDYRNLRQKFVETFLDKLVNWEFAAKNFG
- a CDS encoding DUF192 domain-containing protein; the protein is MRPARIALALLLAAAPAFAQEEPQTDLPRVELSAGMHKIEAQIARTPSQTATGLMWRKQMPQHEGMLFVFPQAFPQCFWMKNTLLPLSAAFIEDDGTIVNIADMQAQSLESHCSLKPVRYVLEMNQGWFAKRGIKPGMKLAGPPFQR